The Panicum hallii strain FIL2 chromosome 9, PHallii_v3.1, whole genome shotgun sequence genome has a window encoding:
- the LOC112878013 gene encoding probable galacturonosyltransferase-like 7 — protein sequence MLWVTRLSGFFSAAMVMVVLSPSLQSFPPAEAIRSSQFDGSVRFPGQIAGGARGIAFRRAPSFRNAADCGGGGAGNGTAANVCDPSLVHIAITLDEEYLRGSVAAVHSVVQHARCPESVFFHFLVSDPGLGDLVRAVFPQLRFKVYYFDPDRVRGLISTSVRQALEQPLNYARNYLADLLEPCVRRVIYLDSDLVLVDDVAKLWRTDLGGRTVGAPEYCHANFTKYFTGRFWSDQRFAGTFAGRRPCYFNTGVMVLDLERWRQAGYTQRIERWMEIQKSPPGRIYELGSLPPFLLVFAGHVAPIEHRWNQHGLGGDNVQGSCRDLHPGPVSLLHWSGSGKPWARLGAGRPCPLDALWAPFDLYGPAGAEESR from the coding sequence ATGCTGTGGGTGACGCGCCTGTCCGGCTTCTTCTCCGCCGCCATGGTGATGGTGGTGCTGTCTCCGTCGCTCCAGTCCTTCCCGCCCGCCGAGGCCATCCGGTCCTCGCAGTTCGACGGCAGCGTCCGCTTCCCGGGCCAGATCGCTGGGGGCGCCAGGGGGATCGCCTTCCGCCGCGCCCCGTCGTTCCGCAATGCCGccgattgcggcggcggcggcgcgggcaacGGCACCGCGGCCAATGTCTGCGACCCCTCGCTCGTCCACATCGCGATTACGCTCGATGAGGAGTACCTCAGGGGATCCGTCGCGGCGGTCCACTCGGTGGTTCAGCACGCCAGGTGCCCTGAGAGCGTCTTCTTCCACTTCCTCGTCTCCGACCCGGGCCTCGGGGACCTCGTCCGCGCCGTGTTCCCGCAGCTCCGCTTCAAGGTCTACTACTTCGACCCGGACCGCGTCCGGGGGCTCATCTCCACGTCGGTGCGGCAGGCGCTGGAGCAGCCGCTAAACTATGCGCGCAACTACCTCGCTGACCTCCTCGAGCCCTGCGTGCGCCGCGTCATCTACCTCGACTCCGACCTCGTCCTCGTCGACGACGTCGCCAAGCTCTGGCGTACCGACCTCGGCGGCCGCACCGTCGGCGCGCCCGAGTACTGCCACGCCAACTTTACCAAGTACTTCACAGGCCGGTTCTGGTCGGACCAGCGGTTCGCGGGGACGTtcgcggggcggcggccgtgctacTTCAACACGGGGGTCATGGTGCTCGACCTCGAGCGGTGGCGGCAAGCGGGCTACACGCAGCGCATCGAGCGGTGGATGGAGATACAGAAGTCGCCGCCGGGGCGCATCTACGAGCTGGGGTCGCTGCCGCCCTTCCTGCTGGTGTTCGCGGGGCACGTGGCGCCGATCGAACACCGGTGGAACCAGCACGGCCTCGGCGGCGACAATGTCCAGGGCAGCTGCCGCGACCTCCACCCGGGCCCGGTGAGCCTGCTGCATTGGTCCGGGTCCGGCAAGCCGTGGGCGCGCCTCGGCGCCGGGCGGCCGTGCCCGCTCGACGCGCTCTGGGCGCCCTTCGACCTGTACGGCCCCGCCGGCGCCGAGGAGTCCCGGTAA